In Hyalangium minutum, a single window of DNA contains:
- a CDS encoding long-chain fatty acid--CoA ligase has protein sequence MEKVWLKHYPQGVPSEINPSEYPSLVHLLEESFRKNASRRAFVCMDKALTYAELDRLSRQLGAWLQSRGLAPKSRVALMMPNILQYPVALAAVLRAGYIVVNVNPLYTPRELEHQLKDSGAEAIIILENFASTLQKVLDKAPVKHVVVATMGDLLGTVKGTIVNFVVRRVKKLVPEWSLPGSTSFSAALAEGQRLTLKPAELKPDDVAFLQYTGGTTGVSKGATLLHRNVVANVLQSEAWMQPSLRKGAPIDQIIMVTALPLYHIFALTVCCLLVMRSGGMALLIPNARDIAGLLKDLRKWKVHMLPAVNTLYNAMLNHPDFDKVDFSDLRVANGGGMAVQEAVARKWLERTKCPIVEGYGLSETSPSVTCNPTDTDIFTGTIGLPLPSTELELRDDDGKSVPLGQPGEICVRGPQVMAGYWNRPDETARVMTSDGFLKTGDVGVMDERGYTKIVDRKKDMILVSGFNVYPNELEGVVMECPGVLEVAAVGVPDEHSGEVVKLFIVKKDPALTEEAVREFCKERLTGYKRPKHIEFRTDLPKTNVGKILRRELREKKSA, from the coding sequence ATGGAGAAGGTGTGGCTGAAGCATTACCCCCAGGGTGTGCCGAGCGAGATCAACCCCAGCGAGTACCCCTCCCTCGTGCACCTGCTGGAGGAGTCCTTCCGGAAGAATGCCTCCCGCCGCGCCTTCGTCTGCATGGACAAGGCGCTGACCTACGCTGAGTTGGACCGGCTGTCCCGCCAGCTCGGAGCGTGGCTGCAGTCGCGCGGGCTGGCACCGAAGTCCCGGGTCGCCCTGATGATGCCCAACATCCTGCAGTACCCGGTCGCCCTGGCCGCGGTGCTGCGCGCGGGCTACATCGTGGTCAACGTCAACCCGCTCTACACCCCTCGCGAGCTCGAGCACCAACTGAAGGACAGCGGCGCCGAGGCCATCATCATCCTCGAGAACTTCGCCAGCACCCTCCAGAAGGTGTTGGACAAGGCGCCGGTCAAGCACGTGGTGGTGGCCACCATGGGTGACTTGCTGGGCACCGTGAAGGGGACGATCGTCAACTTCGTCGTCCGCCGCGTGAAGAAGCTGGTGCCGGAGTGGTCCCTGCCGGGCAGCACCTCGTTCAGCGCGGCGCTGGCGGAGGGCCAGAGACTCACGCTCAAGCCGGCGGAGCTGAAGCCGGACGACGTGGCCTTCCTCCAGTACACGGGGGGCACCACGGGCGTGTCCAAGGGGGCCACGCTGCTGCACCGCAACGTGGTGGCCAACGTGCTCCAGTCCGAGGCGTGGATGCAGCCCTCGCTGCGCAAGGGCGCGCCCATCGATCAGATCATCATGGTGACGGCGCTGCCGCTGTACCACATCTTCGCGCTCACGGTGTGCTGCCTGCTCGTCATGCGCAGCGGCGGGATGGCCCTGCTCATCCCCAATGCGCGCGACATTGCCGGCCTGCTGAAGGACCTCCGCAAGTGGAAGGTCCACATGCTGCCGGCGGTGAACACGCTCTACAACGCGATGCTCAACCACCCAGACTTCGACAAGGTGGACTTCTCCGATCTGCGCGTGGCGAACGGCGGTGGCATGGCGGTGCAGGAGGCCGTGGCCCGCAAGTGGCTGGAGCGCACGAAGTGCCCCATCGTGGAGGGGTATGGGCTCTCGGAGACCTCTCCGTCGGTGACTTGCAACCCGACCGACACGGACATCTTCACGGGCACCATCGGACTGCCGCTGCCGTCCACCGAGCTCGAGCTGCGCGACGATGACGGCAAGTCGGTGCCGCTGGGCCAGCCCGGAGAGATCTGCGTCCGCGGCCCGCAGGTGATGGCGGGCTACTGGAACCGGCCGGATGAGACGGCGCGGGTGATGACCTCGGATGGTTTTCTGAAGACGGGCGACGTCGGCGTCATGGACGAGCGCGGCTACACGAAGATCGTGGACCGCAAGAAGGACATGATCCTGGTGTCCGGCTTCAACGTGTACCCGAACGAGCTCGAGGGCGTGGTGATGGAGTGTCCGGGAGTGCTGGAGGTCGCGGCGGTAGGCGTACCAGACGAGCACTCGGGCGAGGTGGTCAAGCTGTTCATCGTCAAGAAGGACCCGGCGCTGACCGAGGAGGCCGTGCGCGAGTTCTGCAAGGAGCGGCTGACCGGCTACAAGCGCCCGAAGCACATCGAGTTCCGCACGGACCTGCCCAAGACGAACGTGGGCAAGATCCTGCGCCGCGAGCTGCGGGAGAAGAAGTCAGCATGA
- a CDS encoding alpha/beta fold hydrolase: protein MLRRQRMSLLLGVLAVLVATVLGLRQWLLYREGPPPPPESFDGDVYTVGKAAIAERRCENPRATVIGMHGFVGDLRYFTDHYRDPDLQLILLTSCDYHLPITQPRYKTAPWVKVPTQEEGSIAYDAAVLVQALEHLPRTQRIRVHGHSRGGAVILEAAALRPDLFKQVEVVLEAPVLPQARPYVPTTATQRWFLPFVLPLWQREPISRRNRGAWGPLENTRKRELITAFPFNPKRVATMAANLKELDSWMKARDVSLYQNLARGTVLVPGKDRVLDTHSMLESAQKAGPALNVVKLDGCSHFVIWDRPDALPTLERSEAAREALAS, encoded by the coding sequence ATGCTACGCCGCCAACGCATGTCCCTGCTTCTTGGAGTGCTCGCTGTCCTCGTCGCCACCGTGCTGGGCCTGCGGCAGTGGCTGCTGTACCGGGAGGGCCCCCCGCCCCCGCCCGAGTCCTTCGATGGCGACGTCTACACCGTGGGCAAGGCGGCCATCGCCGAGCGCCGCTGCGAGAACCCGCGCGCCACCGTCATCGGCATGCACGGGTTCGTGGGTGACCTGCGCTACTTCACGGACCACTACCGCGACCCGGACCTGCAGCTCATCCTGCTGACAAGCTGCGACTACCACCTGCCCATCACCCAGCCTCGGTACAAGACAGCTCCGTGGGTGAAGGTGCCCACCCAGGAGGAGGGCTCCATCGCCTACGACGCCGCCGTGCTGGTGCAGGCCTTGGAGCACCTGCCGAGGACCCAGCGCATCCGCGTCCATGGGCACTCGCGAGGCGGCGCCGTCATCCTGGAGGCGGCGGCCCTGCGGCCGGACCTGTTCAAGCAGGTGGAAGTGGTGCTCGAGGCGCCCGTGCTCCCGCAGGCGCGCCCCTATGTGCCCACGACCGCCACGCAGCGCTGGTTCCTGCCGTTCGTGCTGCCCCTGTGGCAGCGGGAGCCCATCTCGCGGCGCAACCGGGGCGCCTGGGGCCCGCTGGAGAACACTCGGAAGCGCGAGCTCATCACGGCCTTCCCGTTCAACCCGAAGCGCGTGGCCACCATGGCGGCCAACCTGAAGGAGCTCGACTCCTGGATGAAGGCGCGCGACGTGTCGCTCTACCAGAACCTCGCGCGGGGCACGGTGCTGGTGCCGGGGAAGGACCGGGTGCTGGACACCCACTCCATGCTGGAGAGCGCCCAGAAGGCGGGCCCCGCGCTGAACGTGGTGAAGTTGGACGGCTGCAGCCACTTCGTCATCTGGGATCGTCCGGACGCGCTGCCCACCCTGGAGCGCTCGGAGGCAGCGCGCGAGGCCCTCGCCTCGTAG
- a CDS encoding FkbM family methyltransferase yields MQPHPWYEDAQLLRTLPLHLSVYGAYLRRMIDPETQLARGGSFLLRRMQDLIRWRGLPREQAFRVDGLTVHVDLLDNRWLWVLGELQGRGAEAQLIERTLGPGGMMLDIGANHGSYTLLAGRRVGPTGRVVAFEPQPLLARLLRQSLASNGMRQGTVHELALGEQAGASTFFIPAAGSGSGGLHAAFSAQGRHERLEVRVARLDELLPEPIPRENALVKMDCEGGELGALRGGRRALSSLPPLLLELNAQAATAAGSSLAELRDELQTIGYRHCAELSAPSRSEPLATLPLQPLRNVVVLA; encoded by the coding sequence ATGCAGCCCCATCCCTGGTACGAAGACGCGCAGTTGCTCCGAACGCTCCCGCTCCACCTGAGCGTGTATGGCGCGTACCTGCGGCGGATGATCGACCCGGAGACGCAGTTGGCGCGGGGAGGCTCGTTCCTGCTGCGGCGGATGCAGGACCTCATCCGATGGCGAGGCCTGCCGCGAGAGCAGGCGTTCCGAGTGGACGGGCTGACCGTACACGTGGACCTGCTCGACAACCGGTGGCTCTGGGTGCTGGGCGAACTGCAGGGGAGGGGCGCGGAGGCGCAGCTCATCGAGCGGACGCTCGGGCCCGGCGGGATGATGCTGGACATTGGCGCCAACCACGGCAGCTACACGCTCCTGGCGGGCCGGCGCGTGGGCCCCACGGGGCGCGTGGTGGCCTTCGAGCCGCAGCCCCTGCTCGCGCGGCTGCTGCGCCAGTCTCTGGCGTCCAATGGGATGCGGCAGGGGACTGTGCACGAGCTGGCACTCGGAGAGCAGGCTGGCGCGTCGACCTTCTTCATTCCGGCGGCGGGGTCTGGCTCGGGCGGGCTGCACGCGGCCTTCTCCGCGCAAGGGCGGCATGAGCGCTTGGAGGTCCGTGTGGCTCGGCTCGACGAGCTTCTCCCGGAGCCCATCCCTCGGGAGAACGCGCTGGTGAAGATGGACTGCGAGGGCGGCGAGCTCGGGGCCCTGCGCGGGGGACGGCGGGCGCTGTCATCGCTTCCGCCCCTGTTGCTCGAGCTGAACGCCCAGGCTGCTACTGCTGCGGGCTCCTCGCTGGCCGAGCTTCGCGACGAGCTGCAGACCATCGGCTACCGCCACTGTGCCGAGCTGTCCGCGCCGTCGCGCTCCGAGCCGCTGGCAACCCTGCCGCTCCAGCCCCTGCGCAACGTGGTGGTGCTGGCCTGA
- a CDS encoding MBL fold metallo-hydrolase, translating to MRICFWGTRGSLPKPGPTTLRYGGNTSCVEVRTPGGACIVFDCGTGAQALGQELMAGPKPVRGHLFIGHTHWDHIQGLPFFSPLFVPGNEWDIYAPKGMEGELQQTLAGQMQYTYFPVPLDSLGATLRYHELLEQTVAVEDALITSRYLNHPALTLGYRVEVGGATFAYVTDHEPHGRTQACGRGQAEGWHHPEDSRHLEFIRGVDLLVHDAQYTAAEYPSKIGWGHSTVEYLVDIACDAGVKRLGLFHHDPMRTDEQLDRVVEMAQERAARLGSPLEIFAAAERESIELAGRASRRMRAVGARPNLTPVPLPAELSPPTRGQRVALAIRHEPTARLVREALAEDGLVATEIGKLSELPLLAEEHPALVIIEHGPGAQDGMEYCRELRAMTQYDLHDVPIVLVVDATHPEDLARGYLTGVTDWLVRPFNPAHVRTKARAWMLRSRLRWSPADLPANEIDRIAALEELDVLRAGREERFDRIARIAARVLDVPVSAVNLINRDQQVCKGMNCEGPDILPRAISLCAHTILGRDVMVIPDSREDERFGDNLLFTKYHYRFYAGVPLRTSQGHAVGTLCLFDSRPRHLQPEDHQALEDLAVIAQRELQEIRD from the coding sequence ATGCGCATCTGCTTCTGGGGCACCCGTGGTTCCTTGCCAAAGCCTGGTCCCACCACCCTGCGCTATGGCGGTAACACCTCGTGCGTCGAGGTGCGTACCCCAGGCGGGGCGTGCATCGTGTTCGATTGTGGGACGGGAGCCCAAGCGCTCGGGCAGGAGCTCATGGCGGGGCCCAAGCCCGTTCGCGGGCACCTGTTCATCGGCCACACCCACTGGGACCACATCCAGGGATTGCCGTTCTTCTCGCCCCTGTTCGTCCCCGGTAACGAGTGGGACATCTACGCCCCCAAGGGCATGGAGGGCGAGCTCCAGCAGACGCTCGCCGGGCAGATGCAGTACACCTACTTCCCGGTCCCCCTGGACTCGCTGGGCGCCACGCTGCGCTACCACGAGCTGCTCGAGCAGACGGTGGCGGTGGAGGACGCGCTCATCACCAGCCGCTACCTCAACCACCCGGCGCTCACGCTGGGCTACCGCGTGGAGGTGGGCGGGGCGACGTTCGCCTATGTCACCGACCATGAGCCCCATGGCCGCACCCAGGCTTGTGGGCGCGGCCAGGCGGAAGGCTGGCACCACCCGGAGGACAGCCGGCACCTGGAGTTCATCCGCGGCGTGGACCTGCTGGTGCACGACGCGCAGTACACGGCGGCCGAGTACCCCAGCAAGATCGGCTGGGGACACAGCACCGTGGAGTACCTGGTCGACATCGCCTGCGACGCGGGGGTGAAGCGCCTGGGGCTGTTCCACCACGACCCGATGCGCACGGACGAGCAGTTGGACCGGGTGGTGGAGATGGCCCAGGAGCGGGCGGCGCGGCTGGGCAGTCCGCTGGAGATCTTCGCCGCCGCCGAGCGGGAGAGCATCGAGCTGGCGGGGCGGGCCTCGCGGAGGATGCGCGCGGTGGGGGCTCGCCCGAACCTGACGCCCGTGCCACTGCCGGCCGAGCTGTCCCCCCCCACCCGCGGGCAGCGCGTGGCGCTGGCGATCCGCCATGAGCCCACGGCCCGGCTGGTGCGCGAGGCGCTCGCGGAGGACGGGCTGGTGGCCACCGAGATCGGCAAGCTGTCGGAGCTCCCGCTGCTCGCGGAAGAGCACCCGGCGCTCGTGATTATCGAGCACGGTCCTGGCGCGCAGGACGGGATGGAGTACTGCCGCGAGCTGCGCGCCATGACGCAGTACGATCTGCATGACGTGCCCATCGTCCTCGTGGTGGATGCGACGCACCCGGAGGATCTGGCCCGGGGCTATTTGACGGGAGTTACGGACTGGCTGGTCCGGCCCTTCAACCCCGCGCATGTGCGCACCAAGGCGCGCGCCTGGATGCTCCGCTCGCGCCTGCGCTGGAGCCCGGCGGATCTGCCGGCCAACGAGATCGATCGCATTGCGGCGCTGGAGGAGCTGGACGTCTTGAGAGCGGGGCGGGAGGAGCGCTTCGATCGGATCGCCCGCATCGCGGCCCGGGTGCTGGACGTGCCCGTGTCGGCGGTGAACCTCATCAACCGGGACCAGCAGGTGTGCAAGGGGATGAACTGCGAGGGGCCGGACATCCTCCCGCGGGCCATCTCCCTGTGCGCGCACACGATCCTGGGCCGGGACGTGATGGTCATCCCGGACTCGCGGGAGGACGAGCGCTTCGGAGACAACCTGCTCTTCACCAAGTACCACTACCGCTTCTACGCCGGTGTTCCCCTCCGGACGTCCCAGGGCCACGCCGTGGGCACCCTGTGCCTCTTCGACAGCCGCCCTCGGCACCTGCAGCCCGAGGATCACCAGGCCCTGGAAGACCTGGCGGTCATCGCCCAGCGCGAGCTGCAGGAAATTCGCGACTGA